The genomic window ggggggggggggggggggggggttgatgcCCTGGCAGTATGTGCTGCATGATGTGAAGTGGATTGGGGGGGGTgggcatttttgtttgtttgaaactATGGATCCAAAGCTTTACACTATTGAGTTCATCAGGGAAAGTTAGagaagtatttttatttatcaaaattcTGATAAAGCTTTGAAGACAATTGATATATTTAAcaaattgtgtatgtgtgtgtgctggttaTTTCATATAGAGAAGATGGTACAttgtgaagaagaaaataagcaAAGCTATATTAAAACATTTGCTCATATTTATTGGTTAAACACACTTTCCACATTTCAAGTCATGTTTAGATATGTTCAGTGAGATTTGAGTAGTTAAAAcctgattttgatttttattcattGCTGTGCCTACAGgacaacgacaacaacaacaaaagtgtTCTGGTTTTTGACCCACAGCtgacctctctcctctctccctctgcagaCAGTAGAGAGAAGAAGAGCCCTGCCATGCCCGGTTCTCCTGTGGATGCTAAGACTCATTCCAGATCAGCCCCCAGCAGCAGCGCCAGCTCCACTATGCCACCCCTGCCTTCTGTCAACCCCAGTGGCCCTCGTCCGGCCTCTTTTTCCACCACAGCATGTAAGGGTCATTCTTaaattctttcttcttttgcccTATAAGCCTCTGGTGTTACTTCTCTTGTTGCTTCTCTAGTTTTCATAAGCTACAGTGTGTTTGGAAATGagattttaatgcattttacaCCATCATCTGAATTCATGACTTACACTGAGCTGGAAACACATCGGCATATGGTTATGTTAGTCACATAAGTAGGTCGAAAACATCTGTCCACTCTAAGCAGGGATCATCTTCATTTCTCCCCTCTTCATCTCACCTTTGCTCGCCAGTGACCAATGGGAATCATCATTCCCCACCAACCTTGAATGCAGTGCCATCTCCACCGCAGCGTTACAGCAACGgaccatcctcttcctcttcctcatcgcTGGCCAACCAGCAGCTGCCGGCCACCTGTGGGGCACGCCAGCTGAGCAAGCTGAAACGTTTCCTGACCACGCTGCAGCAGTTTGGCAACGACATCTCTCCTGAGATTGGAGACAGCGTCCGAAGCCTAGTCCTGGCCCTTGTGGTAAGTCTTTCATTACTGTGTTCAAGATCAAAGAATTAAAagaatgttgttgtttttttttttactttagcACTGCTAATTCAGTTCTTTAATGACTTTCCCTGTCTCCTAGAATTCAACAGTTACTATTGAGGAGTTTCACTCGCGGCTTCAGGAGGCCACCAACTTTCCCTTACGGCCCTTTGTTATTCCTTTTCTCAAGGTAAACATTTCTTTATCCTTCACTCCACCTCTTATATTTGTTTTGCATTATTCCGTTGGACTACTTCCTTTTTCATTGCATGGTATTcccccctcccgccccccccccccacacgCATCCCGTCTGTCAGTTAAATTATAAACCATACATTTCAATGGTTTACATGTGACCTGTCAGAATCATCCAGCCCCACTTAAAGCATTGCCTTCTCATCATCCTCACATATATCTCGGCTGTGGTTATCAACCAAGATGCATTATTAACCACAGAATAACAAGTGGTAAACAGAAAGTCATTGACATCAACATAACCCTAATCCAGGATGATATGAATAATCTATGAGCAATCACAGCTTGTGATTCATGGAAGCAATAATAGAAAAGTAATAGATTCATTACATGCAGTAGGCTATAGATAGGCCTCTGTGTAGGTTTTCTAATTGAATAATGCTTCTCAACACTTCAAAGTAACCATCAAGATTTCCGTGTTGACTTGACAAGCAacagatgagtgtgtgtgtgtgtgtgtgtgtgtgtgtgtgtgtgtgtatgtatgtgtgtgtgtgtgtgtgtgttaaacagcCTCTTGAGCCCCTTTGTAACCAGGGGAGTCTGCAAGAGTATACTTTTTAGGAGCTCCCCTCAGTAAAGCAGCCCATAAATCTTCAGTCAGTTGTACTGCTGTAACTTCAAGCAGTCAAAATCTGTTCTTTTTCCACACTTACCTCTTACTCACCTTTGGAGcccctccatctgtctgtgcCGAGTGCCGAGACAAGAAACCTCTGTTCCACTCCTTATAACGAGGGGGTGGGGTCCTCATAACTTAATTCCAACTCCTTGAGAGTAGTCTCTcttaagaaaaagagaaagatggggGAGAAAATAGACAGATGGGACAAAGTCAGGGGGTGAGGGACgtggaaaagagagagagagatgggtgaggagaagagagagggaaaagtgGGAACTCGGAAGTGTGAAACATGCCTATAAAGTGTTCCCTTCCCTTTTTTATGGGCTCCAGTACGCCATATGGAGCCGCTGTCCCGTTAAAAGAGCATTCAGCTGCCAAGGCGCCGCCAATCTAGCATCCGCCCCGCTGAACCCCAGAGAGCCCTCTGCTCAACTGACACACAGCACATGTGTCCGCTAGCTGGGGCCCCAGGGAAAGaagggaggcagaggaggatgGTAGACGGGCAAAAGAGAACTCAGGGAGAGTAGACCATAAAGCAGAGGTATTAGCATCTTTGAAAAGATGGTACAAAAATATGGTAAAGTGCCAGAGATGctgtaaatattattattactataaatAATACAGACAGACCAGAAAAAGTGAGATTAGATTGGAAACTGAATCTACAGATCCTGCTAGACGATGGTTGAAAGCTACGTGATAGAAGGAGGTCAGAGTCACAAAACGAGAACGATATGGTTATTTCCTTGGTTggtgaagaggagggagaagagggagTGAGGAAGTGGTGTAATTGCAAACACACCAGAGTATGTTCCTAATTAGGGAAATGCAGGGAAcaaaagagagatggaaagataGGATGGAGACAGTcaaagataaatatataaaaaacaggGTAAGGAATGAGGGAGACGTGGAGTTTTTGTATCATTTGTTATAGAATGTTTCTAAGTTTGTAAGCCTCTGTATCATTATGCCTGTCTTTGCTGCAACTAACTTCACGTGCCCAACACTCATGCCATGAGCAAGGAGTTGGTTACCAATTTCAGGAGCAGCTTAGAAAACtcagtcattttcatttaaatgagggAAACCACAGCCACCATGGAAGCAGCCACAGAACAACACCCAGACCCAGACTGAGCCTAACAGCCAGACCTCAAGGAGTCAACGCCCCCCTTAAAACCCCTTTACTCCCAGCCAGGCGTCTTCCCCAGGAGGCAgatctgctctctgtctcttagCTCTGTTACAGTGTGGTGGTGGTCTGTCTAAGACAGTTCTGGTCTGTTTGCTCCAGACCTCCTCCCCTGTTCTTTAATGACATGTTTCCCTGgcgtttctctctttctgtgtgtctctgtctgtggctGAATATGTGAGGTATGACTGAAATGTCAAGTcgagtcaattttatttgtatagcccaatatcacaaatctgAAATTGGCCTCAGGGggttttacagtctgtataGCAATAcgacatcctctgtccttagactgTTGAttcgaataaggaaaaactccttaAAAGGGAGCGCTACAGAGGAGCGATgtgactgaatgtgtgtgtggcagaagGTTGATTGAAGCTTCAGCCTTCTGCCACAAAAGAAATAGGAAAACTTAACttacttaatttaattttacaattcTCAGGGCTGCTTTCACaagtttatttctttctttctaggCAAACCTTCCCTTGCTGCAGAGAGAGCTGCTCCACTGTGCACGGGCAGCCAAGCAGACCCCAGCCCAGTACCTGTCCCAGCATGAGCACCTCCTGCTAAGCACCACCCTGGCCTCCTCTCCAGACTCCTCTGAGCTGCTGATGGAGCCTAATGAAGCTGGTACCAAGAGACACAGCCCCAGCAGGTTAGATAAAGGGATAACCTACACTGTATGTTAgtggaaatatataaaatgtgaagATATTAGTTGTCACCCTGCCGCACATTTCTGAAACCACCTACTGCTGTTGCTCTTCTTCAGGGGTAAAGAAAATGGTTTCCATGAACGTCCACCCGTAGCCATGGAACCCGCTGCAAAACGGATTTGCACCATTAGCCCTGCTCCACGACACAGCCCCGCTCACCCGCTGCCCCTCAGCGCCCAGCTCCACCCGACCCCGCCGCCCTTGCAGCACTACGCCCTGGATGACATTGCAGCGCCGCACATTCTGCACCGTGAGCACAGCCAACGCATGCTGGAGATCCGTGAGCTTAAAGACAGGCCCAGACTCCCTGGTAATTATCCAAGTTCTTTTTCAACCAGCTTTGAAAGTTTTGACTGCTGACTTTTATAATATCAAAAATGTTCCTCAATTTTTCTACTCATTTTGTAGCAGTGAGGAATGTTATTTATAGTGAACACATGTTATTGGATAGACCACTTTGCAAATTAGGTAAATACATAAAACCTTCACCTTAATCCGGTTCCTCACACTGGTGAGGAACATTTAGAAATTAACATAATAACGGgtggtctgtgtgtctgcatagCCATGGCCATATGAGCGACTGCCCAATATGTCTTAGTAGCCCACATGTGTGTATAAACAGAGCCATACTGTCCAGGGAGGGTTGGATCTACTCTGGTGTATATCTACCCTCCATTTGGGGCTTGTCAGCACACAGTGGAAACAGCAGTagctcacagacacacacttacacacatacagaaacacaccttGATAGGTTCATGGTAGAGGTGCTGTGTTTACGAGGCCTTAGTCCCTTGTCTGACAGCCTCCCGCCCGCCTGCCGCCACTTAactcacaggcacacacacacacacacacaaacagtccacACACTCATGGCTTTGAACTGATGAACACTGATGAGAACCAGGAGTAGAGAAGAGGTCGAGGGGGagactagtgtgtgtgtgtgtgtgtgtgtgtgtgtgtgtgtgtgtgtgtgtataagagaaTCATTATTCTCTTCAGTAGGTCTAGTGTGCATGCGGCTTCTTGTTGGCTGTTTGTTCCTAAATTTTTAAGAGATTGCGGTTTGCTTAGTCTTTGTttttagtgtatgtgtgtgtggtgtctgaGTGTATGGACATGTATCAAGACATTTTTGAGTTCTGTGTGAGCACAAGATTGCGTGTGCAAACTATTATTACTGTTAAATGTGCAATTAGATATTGCTTAAGTTATAGTGTTGTGTAATAACTGAATTGGAATCAGATATTTaacagtaagtgtgtgtgttttcatgacTGTAATGGTCGGCAGTGAGTGTCAGAGCGGCTGGTTGTGTTTAGAAGTGGAGCCACACCACTCAGCCTGAGTGTCTCCCTACTGGAATGCTGTGAGCTCCAGGAGGGGAGGTGCAAAGGGAAAAGTttggggagtgtgtgtgtgtgtgtgtgtgtgtatgtgtgtgtgtgtgtgtgtggttgacaGCTGACCTCCAGATGTGTTCAGGCTCTGGGTGCTGGAAGTCTGTTTTGCATCCCAggcttctctttttctctttcactctacCTTTCTTGCTCACTATCCCTCAGTCCATCTCGCATCTTTTGtctcttatttttttcctccccatTTACCTCAATACTGTCACTTTAACTTCAGGATGTAAGAATGAGCGTCCTTTGACTTTTAAGTAATGTCTCTTCTGCTATGTGAGGAAAGTGTACACAAAGGGTTCGTTGTGTGCTCTAAATGTGTTCCCAGTTAATGATCATAATGAAAACTATTCAACCAGTGTTAACAAATCTTAATAAAGCACCAATTTGCCACAgatacagacatacacacacacctttcacTCAGACTGTCACTTGTGGCTTCTCCTACATTAAGAAGACTGTTAATCACAGTGGCCTGTGGTCTGTCTTATGTGTGTTTTGATCAGGCACTAACGGGGGATACCGCGAGGAGCCGGTGGaccacagactgacagacagagagtgggCTGATGAATGGAGGCATCTGGACCATGTAAGTCTGTAGACAGGCACCACTGCTAATGGCTTGAGATACCGAAAGAatgcaaaatgtaatttgttttacTGGGGTCCTTAGCAAAACAGTGTTTCACCTTCTCACAGCTTGAAAGGAATGACACATTTGCAGCACATCTGAATGTTATACaagacattcacacacacatatgtcatGGAGGTGTAATAAGTGATTCTTGGTTCTTTCCTGTGGAGATTTAGACACTTTTGACAACTAAAGAATAACTGAAGTGCAAAGAAGTGTTTCTAGAAGCTATAACCCCCACAATTGTTAAATAGCAGGAGTACAACTCCCTCaaatgatattatatttaacaaCAACCATTGTTAAGATTTgcatacatttcttttttttttaacaaacagttAAAAGCAAACTCAGtcaatatattttgtgtgtccTATGTCAGGTGTTGAACTCCATTGTGGACATGGTGGAAAAGACACGGAGGTCAGTGAGCGTGCTCAGACGATGCCAGGAATCAGATCGCGAGGAGCTCAACTACTGGAGACGGCGTTCAAGCGAGCAGGAGGATCCTCGCAAAGGAGGCTCAGGCTCCGCTCCCTTCTCCAAGACACACAGCCCCCACTCTGCAGAGTCGGGTGGGTACAGCTATTTTCAATTCAGTGACGTTGGTATGCcacaaaaaccaacaattaaGTTGTCATTTCTGTGATTGGCGCCCATTGTTTTTCCCTGAAGATTGCTTCATTACTCAGGGATGAAGCCAAACCAATAGACATCAGTTAGTTGTTAAACTTAAAGACTCAATTCCCcaaattttaataaaaacatattttcttatttatctAAGTGGTGTTATCTAGTCTTTAAGAGTTTGAGTCATCCACCCCAAACATCTGCCATACAACTATATAAGAGTGAAGAGATTTGTGCTTTAAGTCTTAGTTCTTGAAAGTGTATTATTAACACTCTGGTCAGGACAGCCTTACTTCTCTTTCATACTCATTACACCGTCTAGTGGTCATTAATAGAATTACACCAAAGTCACATATCAGTGTGTTAGTGAGTCCCTCTGCAGTTAGTCCCTCAGTCTGCTGTGTACTGGCAGTGTTCTCTCGGCCTTGCCAGCCTTGCCGTCCCCCTGCTGGTCCATAGTCACAGACAGGTGCCAGGACTGGCCTCAGCCATATCGGCCACAGAAGGGCTGTCCTGCCGTCCTGCCGGCTCAGAGACCCAGAGCTGGCTGACTCGCCAGAGCACCATCTGGGCCCCCAGCCGGGAAGCCTGCCTGCCTGGCCGCCTGGGCTGAGGAGGACTGTAGTGGGGGTGGAAATGGCGGTGGGGAGAGTGTATGCAGGCCTGGTTGAAGAGAGGAGAAGTGgatataaatgaaagaaaagagagaacgCGGTTGTGAGACAGAGGATGTatgagatggagaaagaggCGATGAGCCAGCCGGCAGTGTTGGGGAGACAGAGCCCGGTAGCGATacagaaatgaattaaaatgcagggagagagagatttgaGGGAACAGACAGAATGTTGACACAGCTTGTTGGTCCGCATTTCCCCTCCAAGCCAAACACATTCCTTTCTAAAGCTGTCAGTTTTCAGATCCGTCCAAGACTCTGATAAACAACAATTACGCTGGTTGTGTGGCCTAGATATGTCGACTTGTTTGCATCGACGACAAAATCAAAGACTAGATGACAAAGATAATATCACTGCCTGCCTGTGTGGCCATTCTCTGTTACCTTGATTGAGCTGTCAACCATTCAAGTCAATGATTATTTCAACAATTTATCATCTTAATATCTTTATAAGCCCTGGCAGGTGCTAATcccttctgtttctgctttccTACAGACTCCCAGCGCGACTTTGCCCCGCGGCCAGGCTCAGCATACGTTACAGATGAGATCTGGAGGAAAGCTGGTAAGAAAACTAAAATTTAACTTATTGATTTGTGTCAAAAATGGTCTAGGTTTTGTTAGACACAAATGTAATGCGTTTTATTAAAGCAATAATCAAGATAACAGAAGAAAATCACATGAACCGTTAAAGATGGAACACGAATAACAGGCTACTGTATGCTGATGTGTGGTCAATTTGCTGATTTATTATTCACTGATCTACTATTTTACAAGCTTAGCTAAACTTAAAACGTTTGTCTCTCTCAATCTAAAGAAGAAGCGGTGAATGAGGTGAAACGTCAGGCCATGGATGAGGTTCAGAAAGCAGTGGCAGAGGCTGAGCAGAAGGCTTTTGAGATGATTGCTGCTGAAAGGGCTAAGATGGAAAAGACTCTGGCTGATGCAAAGAGGAAGGCTCAAGAGGATGCAATCATGGTCATCAATGAGCAGGAGGATTCCAGTGAGGTGAGCAGACATGTAGATTGTTGAAATTATGCTGAAATTAGACTCATCTTCAGGGGattttttggaagaaaaaaatggtgaaaaaaaacttgattcaGTGGAGACACATACCTTCTTTCccttttatattactgtaaaaaacTTATGGTTTTCCCTCCTTTTGTTCTCAGTGTTGCTGGAATTGTGGCCGTAAAGCTAGTGAGACATGCAGCGGCTGCAACGCCGCTCGCTACTGCGGCTCCTTCTGCCAGCACAAAGACTGGGAGAGGCATCACCTCATCTGCAGCCCAGGGCTTCAGGCTCAACCCAAACCAGTTTCCGCCATCACTGCAACCAGAGTAGCTGCCATGGccacggcagcagcagcagcagcagcagccgggGTGTCTCCTGTCGGCCTGGCTGGGGTCAAGGCCCCTGACAGTGTGCCTTCAGTCTCTAGTCCTGGTGGGGAGAAGGCTTCGGTTGCTTCTCGCTCCTCCACCCCTTCCACCCCCGCCTCGGCCCCCGAGACCAATGGACACTAGGAGGTGAAGGACATCATTGGTTAATGTGTCAGCTATCCTCTCCCTTAACGGGGAAGAATCAGCAGCAAGAGGGAACTATTTGTGGGTTAAGTTAGGATAACAGATTTTTCATCATACTCTTTGGCAGATAAAAAAGGACAGATTATGGATGACTGTTTGAGTGATATGTCAACTGGGACTTTGGCTTTGGCAAAGAACAGAAGGACTCGTCTCGAATGCATCCATTGGATGAACAGATCTCCCTAACAGATGGAAACGCATTTGTCTTCATCCAAAACCCGAAATCTTGGATCTGcgaggaaaggaaaaaaaacaaactgagatcAATCGTCAGTTATCTCCGGCTGCGGGGAGGAAGTTATGAAAGGAAGGCATATTAGAAAAGACAGAGGTATAAACACACCTCTCCCCTCGAACTAATTTTCTCACTTTGTTGTGTATAGATTTAAGATGAGGGAGGTGGCGGTGGTAAATGTAAACAGTGTAATAGTACCAGCCATAAAGCATCTGTCTTTGTCCTGTAGGAAAAATCTGACAGTAGACCACATAAGAGTCGCCTCTGCAGCTCTCCTGTACACATAAATATTTGCTCGCCAAGTTCTTGTCAGGTTGTCATATGTGTGAATGCGTGTTTCAAACGCTTGTGCCGTCAGTGAATATTGTAAAGCATAGGAATACTTTTGTCAAAGCAATATTACAATGAAGTGTTCAGGTATCTCAAGTTTCTGCATCACCAAAGTTTTCATTCAATAAAGAGAGAGTTATTGTCATTGCCTGTAACTGTCTTTGTGAACAAGAGATACTTATACACTAATCTTATCTACTTTTATAATGAGCTTAACAAGGAACTCTGGtcactattttt from Thunnus maccoyii chromosome 3, fThuMac1.1, whole genome shotgun sequence includes these protein-coding regions:
- the cbfa2t2 gene encoding protein CBFA2T2 isoform X4, with protein sequence MVYNQLLVAGSFTHQLSALNWSSSVLVLTRVEVFDTAYSREKKSPAMPGSPVDAKTHSRSAPSSSASSTMPPLPSVNPSGPRPASFSTTALTNGNHHSPPTLNAVPSPPQRYSNGPSSSSSSSLANQQLPATCGARQLSKLKRFLTTLQQFGNDISPEIGDSVRSLVLALVNSTVTIEEFHSRLQEATNFPLRPFVIPFLKANLPLLQRELLHCARAAKQTPAQYLSQHEHLLLSTTLASSPDSSELLMEPNEAGTKRHSPSRGKENGFHERPPVAMEPAAKRICTISPAPRHSPAHPLPLSAQLHPTPPPLQHYALDDIAAPHILHREHSQRMLEIRELKDRPRLPGTNGGYREEPVDHRLTDREWADEWRHLDHVLNSIVDMVEKTRRSVSVLRRCQESDREELNYWRRRSSEQEDPRKGGSGSAPFSKTHSPHSAESDSQRDFAPRPGSAYVTDEIWRKAEEAVNEVKRQAMDEVQKAVAEAEQKAFEMIAAERAKMEKTLADAKRKAQEDAIMVINEQEDSSECCWNCGRKASETCSGCNAARYCGSFCQHKDWERHHLICSPGLQAQPKPVSAITATRVAAMATAAAAAAAAGVSPVGLAGVKAPDSVPSVSSPGGEKASVASRSSTPSTPASAPETNGH
- the cbfa2t2 gene encoding protein CBFA2T2 isoform X1, with product MVGMPSALNYSREKKSPAMPGSPVDAKTHSRSAPSSSASSTMPPLPSVNPSGPRPASFSTTALTNGNHHSPPTLNAVPSPPQRYSNGPSSSSSSSLANQQLPATCGARQLSKLKRFLTTLQQFGNDISPEIGDSVRSLVLALVNSTVTIEEFHSRLQEATNFPLRPFVIPFLKANLPLLQRELLHCARAAKQTPAQYLSQHEHLLLSTTLASSPDSSELLMEPNEAGTKRHSPSRGKENGFHERPPVAMEPAAKRICTISPAPRHSPAHPLPLSAQLHPTPPPLQHYALDDIAAPHILHREHSQRMLEIRELKDRPRLPGTNGGYREEPVDHRLTDREWADEWRHLDHVLNSIVDMVEKTRRSVSVLRRCQESDREELNYWRRRSSEQEDPRKGGSGSAPFSKTHSPHSAESDSQRDFAPRPGSAYVTDEIWRKAEEAVNEVKRQAMDEVQKAVAEAEQKAFEMIAAERAKMEKTLADAKRKAQEDAIMVINEQEDSSECCWNCGRKASETCSGCNAARYCGSFCQHKDWERHHLICSPGLQAQPKPVSAITATRVAAMATAAAAAAAAGVSPVGLAGVKAPDSVPSVSSPGGEKASVASRSSTPSTPASAPETNGH
- the cbfa2t2 gene encoding protein CBFA2T2 isoform X3, with product MPGSPVDAKTHSRSAPSSSASSTMPPLPSVNPSGPRPASFSTTALTNGNHHSPPTLNAVPSPPQRYSNGPSSSSSSSLANQQLPATCGARQLSKLKRFLTTLQQFGNDISPEIGDSVRSLVLALVNSTVTIEEFHSRLQEATNFPLRPFVIPFLKANLPLLQRELLHCARAAKQTPAQYLSQHEHLLLSTTLASSPDSSELLMEPNEAGTKRHSPSRGKENGFHERPPVAMEPAAKRICTISPAPRHSPAHPLPLSAQLHPTPPPLQHYALDDIAAPHILHREHSQRMLEIRELKDRPRLPGTNGGYREEPVDHRLTDREWADEWRHLDHVLNSIVDMVEKTRRSVSVLRRCQESDREELNYWRRRSSEQEDPRKGGSGSAPFSKTHSPHSAESDSQRDFAPRPGSAYVTDEIWRKAEEAVNEVKRQAMDEVQKAVAEAEQKAFEMIAAERAKMEKTLADAKRKAQEDAIMVINEQEDSSECCWNCGRKASETCSGCNAARYCGSFCQHKDWERHHLICSPGLQAQPKPVSAITATRVAAMATAAAAAAAAGVSPVGLAGVKAPDSVPSVSSPGGEKASVASRSSTPSTPASAPETNGH
- the cbfa2t2 gene encoding protein CBFA2T2 isoform X2, with the translated sequence MMIDKLDSREKKSPAMPGSPVDAKTHSRSAPSSSASSTMPPLPSVNPSGPRPASFSTTALTNGNHHSPPTLNAVPSPPQRYSNGPSSSSSSSLANQQLPATCGARQLSKLKRFLTTLQQFGNDISPEIGDSVRSLVLALVNSTVTIEEFHSRLQEATNFPLRPFVIPFLKANLPLLQRELLHCARAAKQTPAQYLSQHEHLLLSTTLASSPDSSELLMEPNEAGTKRHSPSRGKENGFHERPPVAMEPAAKRICTISPAPRHSPAHPLPLSAQLHPTPPPLQHYALDDIAAPHILHREHSQRMLEIRELKDRPRLPGTNGGYREEPVDHRLTDREWADEWRHLDHVLNSIVDMVEKTRRSVSVLRRCQESDREELNYWRRRSSEQEDPRKGGSGSAPFSKTHSPHSAESDSQRDFAPRPGSAYVTDEIWRKAEEAVNEVKRQAMDEVQKAVAEAEQKAFEMIAAERAKMEKTLADAKRKAQEDAIMVINEQEDSSECCWNCGRKASETCSGCNAARYCGSFCQHKDWERHHLICSPGLQAQPKPVSAITATRVAAMATAAAAAAAAGVSPVGLAGVKAPDSVPSVSSPGGEKASVASRSSTPSTPASAPETNGH